GTGTTAATCATCTACTCTTTTATAGTTTGTTATTAGGAATGTTAAGCTATGATTTAGCATAGAATTTCTTTAGATAAGTCAAATATAAGTTTAATAATTTGATGAACATATTATAAGGAGAGTTAATGGATATAAAAAAAGCATTTAGTTACATACTATTATGCATGGTCATAGTTTTATTAGCCGCAATGTTATTATGTATATGCATCAGTAGTTATTTTATAAATGGTAAGGGTAATGAACTAAATTATATATTAGGTGTTAGTCTAATAAACGTAACAACAGGAGGAATGGAGCCAGTTATCCATCAAGGCGACCTTATAATCATTAATAATAGACACATCAATAAAGTTGATATAGGTGACATTGTAATTTATAGACCTAATGAAGATGAACTGGTTACTCATCGAATAGTTAGCAAAAAAATAGTGGATGGAAAAATAATTTTTCAACTGCAAGGTGATGCAAATAATTTTCCAGACCTTGAATGGGTACCACAGGAGGACATACTTGGAATTTATCAATTAAGGTTACATAAACTAGCTTATATAATAGAATATTTAAGAAGTCCTTTGTTATTAATTACCATACTTGCTTTATTAGTAAGTAATCGAGTATCAATTCTATTAAAGAAAAAAATATATGTAATAAGAATAAAATATAAAAATATAAAAAAATAATAATTACCATAGTTTGCTTTTCATATCCTTTACATTCGTTACAGATTGAAAGAGCTATTTGAATTCACTAACAGTGTATGTTAATATTTAGTTAATACTTTGTATCAATTCATTAAGTGAATTAAGAATAAAAGGAAGAAGGGTATCCATGTTAAAAAACTTTACGGTAGAGATGGATGATGGGGTACATATACATGTCAATCATTGGTTAGATGATAAAGAATCTAAAGAGATTTTAATCATTCTTCATGGTATGGCAGAACATTCATTACGCTATGCAGAGTTTGCAGAATTTTTAGTTAACCATAACTATGAAGTTTATGCTTGGGATCATAGGGGGCATGGCCAAACAGGAGAAGCAGTAAATGAACTGGGCTATTTTTATGATACCAACGGGTGGCAGAGAGTTGTAGATGATATTAAAAGTATAACTAAGTGGATTAATAAAGAACATCAAGGTAAAGACATCATCATCATGGGGCATAGTATGGGGTCATTGTTAGCACGAACGGCTCTTCAGCAATATGGTGAAGAGTATAAAGGTGCCATTATATCAGGTACCACCTTAGGTGGTAGTATAGCTAAGCAAAAGATCGGGCGGCTATTTACCCAGCATTACATAAAAAAACATGGTACAAAGAAGCAGGCTGACCTATTGGACAAAATGACATTCGGAAATTTTAATAATCAATTTAAACCTACAAAGACATCATTTGATTGGTTATCCAGGGATGAAAAGCAAGTAAATCTTTATGAAGAAGATTCTTTATGTGGATTTATCTGTTCTTCAAGTTTTTTCTTAGATTTAATAGACGGAACAGGTATAACCAGAGATAAAAAAGAGATTGAGAAGATTCCAAAAGATATACCTATTTATCTATATGCTGGTGATCAAGATCCAGTAAGTCAAGGTGGTAAAGAAGTGAAAAAGCTTTACAAACTATATAAGGATATAGGTATAAAAGATGTAGAATTGAAACTTTATGAAGACGGACGACACGAAATGTTAAATGAAACAAATCGTTATGAAGTCTATGAAGATATATTACGATGGTTAGAAAAGCATCAGTAGACTTACTTAAACTCTACCTAAAAAGGTAGAGTTTTTTCTATTTAGATATACATAAACTAAGGTGAATATAGTATAATAAATCTGAATGAAGTCTGAACTAAAATTAAGTTTTATAAAAAAAAGTTCAGACATAATGTTAAATGAATTTAGAAGATTATAGATATTATTATATTAAGAAAGGGTCAGATAAATGGATATTAAAGAGAAAGCACTAAAAATGCATGAAAAATGGAATGGTAAGCTTGAAATTACAGCAAAAGCAAAAGTCAATAGTAGAGAAGACCTATCCATTGCTTATACGCCGGGAGTTGCAGAACCATGCAAAGCTATTCATGAGGATCCAGAAAAAGCTTATTTATATACAATCAAGAGGAATGCTGTTGCAGTGGTCAGTGATGGATCGGCTGTCCTTGGATTAGGCAATATTGGACCAGAGGCTGCTATGCCAGTAATGGAAGGTAAAGCAGTACTATTTAAAGAGTTCGCTGGAATAGATGCCATACCAATCTGTCTAGATACCCAAGAGACAGATGAAATCATTAAAACAGTCTCTTATTTGGCACCTACATTCGGAGGTATCAACTTAGAGGATATTTCTGCACCACGTTGTTTTGAAATTGAAAATGCTTTAAAAGAAAAATTGGATATCCCTGTATTTCATGATGATCAACATGGAACTGCCATTGTTGTATTAGCTGGGATTATTAATGCATTAAGACTAATAAAAAAAGAAAAATCTGATCTTAAGGTAGTAGTTAATGGAGCAGGATCAGCAGGCATAGCTATATCCAAATTACTTCAATTTTATGGGATTAATGATCTAATCTTATGTGATCGTGATGGGATTCTTTCAGGAGATAAAAATATCAATTGGGCTCAGAAAGAGATTTTACAATCAACTAATCCAAGAGGAGTAGAAGGTGGCCTAAAAGAGGCATTAAAAGGTGCCGATATTTTTATAGGTGTTTCTGCAGCAAATATTGTTTCGAAAGCAATGGTTCAGAATATGAATGAAGATGCTATTCTTTTCGCTATGGCTAACCCAGTGCCAGAGATTATGCCCGATGCTGCCAAAGAAGCAGGAGCACGTATAGTAGGAACAGGAAGAAGTGATTTTCCCAATCAAGTCAATAATGTATTAGCCTTTCCTGGAATATTCAAGGGTGCATTAGAAGCTAGAACTCAAATAACTGATGAAATGAAAGTAGCAGCTGCAGAAGCTATTGCAAGCATGGTCAGTGCTGATCAGTTACATGAAGATTGCATATTGCCTCAACCTTTTGAAAAAGGCATTGCAGATGAGGTAGCTAAAGCAATTGTACAGTGTGCTTATCAAGGTAAATAGTCAAAGAAATAATTTCACATAAAGAGTTTTCACGTGCATAGGATCATTCTTGATTCTATGCATTTTTTTTGTCTCAAAATGTATGTACACATCTTTGAAAATAGGTTTCAAATTATTCAAACGTACTGTTTAAACGAACATCTGAGTGTTGTTGGGTTAAAGAGAAATAAAAACGAACATACATTTGCATAACATCCTGTAAATATGGTATAATATTTACAGGTGATGTTATGATAGAAAATGCATTAGATAAACTAAAAATATTAGCAGATGCAGCTAAATACGATGTGTCCTGTGCATCCAGTGGTGCAGATAAAAAGAATAATGGAAAGATTGGTAACAGTATTGCAGCAGGTATCTGCCATGCTTGGTCAACGGATGGAAGGTGTATATCTTTACTAAAGATTCTTCTGACCAACTATTGTGTCTACGATTGCTCATACTGTATTAACCGTGTATCCAATGATGTTCAAAGAGCTAGTTTTACACCCGAGGAAGTTGCAGACTTGACCATCCAATTTTATAGAAGAAATTATATCGAAGGGTTATTTCTAAGCTCAGCTATTGAAAAAAATCCCAACCATACAATGGAGAAAATATATCGCACACTTTACTTGTTAAGAGAAGAACACGGATTCTCTGGCTATATCCATGTGAAAACCATACCTGGTGCTGATCCTATGCTTATACATAAAACTGGTCAGTTGGCTGACAGAATGAGTGTTAATATTGAGTTGCCAAGTACCAAGAGCTTAAAATTATTGGCACCTCAAAAAAG
This is a stretch of genomic DNA from Vallitalea okinawensis. It encodes these proteins:
- a CDS encoding alpha/beta hydrolase, producing MLKNFTVEMDDGVHIHVNHWLDDKESKEILIILHGMAEHSLRYAEFAEFLVNHNYEVYAWDHRGHGQTGEAVNELGYFYDTNGWQRVVDDIKSITKWINKEHQGKDIIIMGHSMGSLLARTALQQYGEEYKGAIISGTTLGGSIAKQKIGRLFTQHYIKKHGTKKQADLLDKMTFGNFNNQFKPTKTSFDWLSRDEKQVNLYEEDSLCGFICSSSFFLDLIDGTGITRDKKEIEKIPKDIPIYLYAGDQDPVSQGGKEVKKLYKLYKDIGIKDVELKLYEDGRHEMLNETNRYEVYEDILRWLEKHQ
- a CDS encoding signal peptidase I, giving the protein MDIKKAFSYILLCMVIVLLAAMLLCICISSYFINGKGNELNYILGVSLINVTTGGMEPVIHQGDLIIINNRHINKVDIGDIVIYRPNEDELVTHRIVSKKIVDGKIIFQLQGDANNFPDLEWVPQEDILGIYQLRLHKLAYIIEYLRSPLLLITILALLVSNRVSILLKKKIYVIRIKYKNIKK
- a CDS encoding NAD(P)-dependent malic enzyme produces the protein MDIKEKALKMHEKWNGKLEITAKAKVNSREDLSIAYTPGVAEPCKAIHEDPEKAYLYTIKRNAVAVVSDGSAVLGLGNIGPEAAMPVMEGKAVLFKEFAGIDAIPICLDTQETDEIIKTVSYLAPTFGGINLEDISAPRCFEIENALKEKLDIPVFHDDQHGTAIVVLAGIINALRLIKKEKSDLKVVVNGAGSAGIAISKLLQFYGINDLILCDRDGILSGDKNINWAQKEILQSTNPRGVEGGLKEALKGADIFIGVSAANIVSKAMVQNMNEDAILFAMANPVPEIMPDAAKEAGARIVGTGRSDFPNQVNNVLAFPGIFKGALEARTQITDEMKVAAAEAIASMVSADQLHEDCILPQPFEKGIADEVAKAIVQCAYQGK